The DNA region GCGCAGAGGCGCCAGAACGCGCGCCAGACGCTTTTCCCGGGCTAATTACATATGAAAAGGGCATTCAAACGGAACCGGTGGAGttcaaagaggaagagaatCCCAAAGAGTCGCAGGACGTCTCTGTAGCAGATGTGCAGGCAGAAGAGGCCTCTCGTTCGCCCCACTCACCAGGATCTCCCGACGCACGTCTTGGAGAGCACGCAGAGGCCGCCGCCAAGCCTCGCGTCGTCACACCGTATGTTGTTGAGAACCAGGCGCTGACTATCGGCACCAGGTCGTTCTCGCTGCTGGAAGCGCTGGATCAGGACAGGCTGTCGCTTACGCAGAAAGAGCTCGATAATATGCAGCAATTCCATGTGACACACTCGCTGGGACCGGCACTCTCGCTCGCAGGCGGAGCAAAGTGTGTTTGGATTGACTATCACGCTGAACTGACGCTTGCAGTCCTGCAGCACGCCGATGAGAACGCTCCTCAGTGTACCAGCAGTGTGGCTGCAGTTTACAGACTCAGCACTGCAGAGCTGGTGGACGCGGTGGAGTTCAGAGGGCAGGCTCTTCTACGAGGGGAGTTTCTACGCAGAAAAGGCTCCAAGATAGTGTCGGTACTTCTGACTTCATACAATGGCAAGACTATCCTCTACGAAATGCGTGCGGCAGCGAGCGCCGACGGATCATTGGCTGTCGAGCGCAACATTATAGCCCGCAACTTCCATCACTATCCTGCGTTCGCGCTCTGGCAATACCACACAACAGAGCCTCGCGTGCTCGTGGGAAGCACAGACGGTACGGTCAGCGAGCTGGATGTGCTGACCATGGAACCCTACCAAAACCCTGTCTCGAGCGGGTTCTCATCGCACTTTAAGGTCTTGCCGCTGCCGCCTTCGGCGCTGATAGGCGGGGGAAACGCGCCTGAAGAGACGAAATTGCAGGCATCATTCAAGCCGCAATTGGAACTGCTTTCTCGGTATGACGAGGTGGCTGTTACGTCTATTGTCACAATGCCGCAGGACCCCAGTATGCTTTACCTCGGGTGCGAGGACGGCGGCATTTACAAGGTCAATACCCATGATTTGGAGACACGCAGTGTCTCAGTCGATGCACAGAACAACGGGTTTGTCCCTGACGCACAGGCGCCAGCGCCAACGGTCGCTGAAGGCCTCCAAGAGACTACGCTTTTCCATTCCCTGCCCGTCACAGGTCTGTACACCTGCAGGAGCGCTCCAAACTTGCTGCTTTCGTCCAGCATGGACTGGGAGTGCGCTGTCTGGGACGTAATCAATTGCAAGAAAGTGACCCAGATTGAGCTGGACCATCCAGTTGTCAGCTGCGAATGGGTCAGCCACGAGGAGCGCCACTACGTGTTTGTGCTCACGCCCGCAGCGCTGCAGGTCT from Lachancea thermotolerans CBS 6340 chromosome C complete sequence includes:
- the PAC11 gene encoding dynein intermediate chain (weakly similar to uniprot|P40960 Saccharomyces cerevisiae YDR488C PAC11 Dynein intermediate chain acts in the cytoplasmic dynein pathway forms cortical cytoplasmic microtubule capture site with Num1p null mutant is defective in nuclear migration essential in the absence of CIN8), which translates into the protein MDRLQQLEEKKRKLQELRERRRHVQVSNTACSSDDLVKHLLRTTTNAPQVNTETVSVGTQTEDAEGAEAPERAPDAFPGLITYEKGIQTEPVEFKEEENPKESQDVSVADVQAEEASRSPHSPGSPDARLGEHAEAAAKPRVVTPYVVENQALTIGTRSFSLLEALDQDRLSLTQKELDNMQQFHVTHSLGPALSLAGGAKCVWIDYHAELTLAVLQHADENAPQCTSSVAAVYRLSTAELVDAVEFRGQALLRGEFLRRKGSKIVSVLLTSYNGKTILYEMRAAASADGSLAVERNIIARNFHHYPAFALWQYHTTEPRVLVGSTDGTVSELDVLTMEPYQNPVSSGFSSHFKVLPLPPSALIGGGNAPEETKLQASFKPQLELLSRYDEVAVTSIVTMPQDPSMLYLGCEDGGIYKVNTHDLETRSVSVDAQNNGFVPDAQAPAPTVAEGLQETTLFHSLPVTGLYTCRSAPNLLLSSSMDWECAVWDVINCKKVTQIELDHPVVSCEWVSHEERHYVFVLTPAALQVYDLRLLPEFSPTGAVAWSAPKRPAELFSISVEHCEGFSFFASFKTLQERNRFFVVLGGDSAVQRCVEVLLRD